The Vidua macroura isolate BioBank_ID:100142 chromosome 11, ASM2450914v1, whole genome shotgun sequence genome includes a region encoding these proteins:
- the LOC128813072 gene encoding arylamine N-acetyltransferase, pineal gland isozyme NAT-3-like, translated as MDIKEYFARISYQGSHNKPDLATLSDIFQHHIQAVPFENLSIHCGERIELDLEATYNKIVRNKRGGWCMENNYLLSWVLKTLGYNITLLGAKVYVPERDAYSDEIDHLLLQVELDDKSYIVDGGFGMAYQLWQPMELISGTDQPQTPGIFRFQEENGTWYLEKVKRKQWVVNPSTSTSPDVENEVCCRVYLFTLQPRDIEEFMGCNAHLQTAPDSLFVTKSICSLQTADGVRALVGWKLTEIKYNYRDNMDLVEIRILADEEIEKTLKEKFSIKLDKEFVPVNLSK; from the coding sequence ATGGACATCAAGGAGTATTTTGCCAGAATTTCTTACCAGGGCTCCCACAATAAGCCAGACCTGGCTACCTTGTCAGATATATTCCAGCACCACATCCAAGCTGTCCCTTTTGAAAACCTCAGCATCCACTGTGGAGAAAGAATTGAGCTGGACCTGGAAGCAACCTACAACAAAATAGTGAGGAACAAACGTGGGGGCTGGTGCATGGAAAACAACTACCTTCTGTCTTGGGTGCTGAAAACTCTTGGCTACAACATCACCCTTCTGGGAGCAAAAGTTTATGTCCCAGAGCGCGATGCCTATTCAGATGAAATCGATCATCTGCTGCTACAAGTGGAGCTTGATGACAAATCCTACATTGTggatgggggatttgggatggccTACCAGCTGTGGCAGCCAATGGAGCTGATTTCAGGGACAGATCAGCCTCAGACTCCTGGGATCTTTcgttttcaggaagaaaatgggaCCTGGTACCTTGAGAAAGTGAAAAGGAAGCAGTGGGTTGTGAACCCAAGCACCTCGACTTCCCCAGATGTGGAAAATGAGGTTTGCTGTCGGGTTTACCTCTTTACCCTTCAGCCACGAGACATTGAGGAGTTCATGGGCTGCAATGCCCACCTGCAGACAGCACCTGACTCGCTCTTTGTGACCAAGTCCATCTGCAGCCTGCAGACCGCCGATGGTGTCCGGGCACTGGTGGGGTGGAAACTCACTGAGATAAAGTACAATTATAGGGACAATATGGATCTTGTGGAAATCAGAATCCTTGCAGatgaagaaatagagaaaacacTGAAGGAGAAATTCAGTATAAAACTAGATAAGGAATTTGTACCTGTCAATTTGAGCAAGTGA
- the LOC128813071 gene encoding arylamine N-acetyltransferase, pineal gland isozyme NAT-3-like, which yields MDIKEYFARISYQGSHNKPDLATLSDIFQHHIQAVPYENLSIHCGERIELDLEVIYNKIVRNKRGGWCMENNYLLSWVLKTLGYNITLLGAKVYVPERDAYPDEINHLLLQVELDGKSYIMDGGFGMAYQMWQPMELISGTDQPQTPGIFRFQEENGTWYFEKVKRKQWVVNPSTSTSPDVENEVCRRIYLFTLQPRDIEEFMGCNAHLQTAPDSKFVLKSMCSLQTADGIRELVGWKLTEIKYNYRDNMDLVEIRILADEEIEKTLKEKFSIILDKKFVPVDTPRFF from the coding sequence ATGGACATCAAGGAGTATTTTGCCAGAATTTCTTACCAGGGCTCCCACAATAAGCCAGACCTGGCTACCTTGTCAGATATATTCCAGCACCACATCCAAGCTGTCCCTTATGAAAACCTCAGCATCCACTGTGGAGAAAGAATTGAGCTGGACCTGGAAGTGATCTACAACAAGATAGTGAGGAACAAACGTGGGGGCTGGTGCATGGAAAACAACTACCTTCTGTCTTGGGTGCTGAAAACTCTTGGCTACAACATCACCCTTCTGGGAGCAAAAGTTTATGTCCCAGAGCGCGATGCCTATCCAGATGAAATCAATCATCTGCTGCTACAAGTGGAGCTTGATGGCAAATCCTACATTATggatgggggatttgggatggccTATCAGATGTGGCAGCCAATGGAGCTGATTTCAGGGACAGATCAGCCTCAGACTCCTGGGATCTTTCgttttcaggaggaaaatgggACCTGGTACTTTGAGAAAGTGAAAAGGAAGCAGTGGGTTGTGAACCCAAGCACCTCGACTTCCCCAGATGTGGAAAATGAAGTTTGCCGTCGGATTTACCTCTTTACCCTTCAGCCACGAGACATTGAGGAGTTCATGGGCTGCAATGCCCACCTGCAGACAGCACCTGACTCAAAGTTTGTTTTGAAGTCCATGTGCAGTCTGCAGACTGCTGACGGCATCCGGGAACTGGTGGGGTGGAAACTCACTGAGATAAAGTACAATTATAGGGACAATATGGATCTTGTGGAAATCAGAATCCTTGCAGatgaagaaatagagaaaacacTGAAGGAGAAATTCAGTATAATACTTGACAAGAAATTTGTACCTGTTGATACCCCCAGGTTCTTCTAA
- the LOC128813068 gene encoding arylamine N-acetyltransferase, liver isozyme-like, giving the protein MNIQEYFGRISYNKPHKDADLQTLTAIFQHHIHTIPFENLSMHCGEAIKLDLQSTYNKIVRKKRGGWCLETNHLLFWALQELGYDVCILGANSYEPAEKGYTAQINHILLKVVIKGESYIVDAGFGGAYQMWQPLVLISGKDQPQVPGIFHFMEDDGTWYFEKVKRKHYIPEHSKNDFPHSPDLGNIRKIYRFTLEPRHIDDFQGLNAYLQVFPDNILQKKSICTLQTTSGVLTLVGWTLTEMKYNHTEDMDLVNITTLTDEEVEKTLKEKFNIVLENKLVPVNVCGLPPNLVDKI; this is encoded by the coding sequence ATGAACATTCAGGAGTATTTTGGAAGAATATCTTACAACAAACCCCATAAGGATGCAGACTTGCAAACCCTGACAGCCATCTTCCAGCATCACATCCACACCATTCCTTTTGAGAACCTCAGCATGCACTGCGGGGAGGCCATCAAACTGGATTTGCAGTCTACTTACAATAAGATTGTGAGAAAGAAACGTGGTGGATGGTGCCTGGAAACCAACCACCTCCTCTTCTGGGCCTTGCAAGAATTAGGGTATGACGTCTGTATTCTTGGTGCAAACAGCTATGAGCCAGCAGAGAAGGGATACACTGCTCAGATAAACCATATCCTGCTGAAGGTGGTGATCAAGGGAGAGTCCTACATAGTAGATGCTGGGTTTGGTGGTGCCTACCAGATGTGGCAGCCACTGGTGCTGATTTCTGGGAAGGACCAACCCCAGGTTCCTGGCATTTTCCACTTCATGGAAGACGACGGCACCTGGTACTTCGAGAAAGTCAAAAGGAAGCATTACATTCCTGAGCACAGCAAGAATGACTTCCCTCATTCTCCAGACCTGGGGAATATccgaaaaatatatagatttaCTCTCGAGCCACGGCATATAGATGACTTCCAGGGGCTAAATGCATACCTCCAAGTGTTTCCAGATAACATCCTTCAGAAGAAGTCAATCTGCACTCTCCAAACCACCAGTGGGGTCCTTACCTTAGTTGGATGGACCCTCACTGAGATGAAGTACAACCACACAGAGGACATGGACCTGGTGAACATCACAACCCTTACCGATGAAGAGGTTGAGAAGACACTGAAAGAGAAATTCAATATAGTACTGGAGAACAAACTTGTACCAGTAAATGTTTGTGGCTTGCCACCTAATTTAGTGGATAAGATCTAA
- the LOC128813069 gene encoding arylamine N-acetyltransferase, pineal gland isozyme NAT-10 produces the protein MNLEEYFARTGYKGSTEKQDLETLTDIFQHHIRAVPFENLSIHCREKITLELEHVYNKIVQRKRGGWCMENNQLLGWVLRGLGYETSFLGAYVFNPHQNAYATLMTHLVVKVVIDGKAYIVDGGFGVSYQMWQPMELVSGKDQPQAPGIFRFTEKNGVWYLEKMRRKQYIPNQSFSSSDLLEKKECRKVYMFSLEPRTVEDFRFQCAYLQTSPDSLFTKKSICTLQTTDGFRALIGWTLTETTYNYKENMDLVEFVTLEDEEVEKTLKEKFNITLERKLVPINVKGSYTI, from the coding sequence ATGAACCTTGAAGAGTATTTTGCAAGAACTGGCTATAAAGGCTCCACTGAAAAACAAGATTTGGAAACCTTAACCGATATATTCCAGCATCACATCCGTGCTGTTCCCTTCGAAAACCTCAGCATCcactgcagggagaaaattacTTTGGAGTTGGAGCACGTTTACAACAAGATTGTGCAGAGGAAGCGGGGTGGCTGGTGCATGGAAAACaaccagctgctgggctgggtgctGAGGGGCCTGGGGTATGAGACCAGCTTCCTGGGAGCGTACGTGTTCAACCCCCACCAGAACGCCTACGCCACCCTCATGACCCACCTCGTGGTAAAGGTCGTCATCGATGGCAAAGCCTACATCGTTGATGGAGGCTTTGGGGTGTCCTACCAGATGTGGCAGCCCATGGAGCTCGTGTCAGGGAAAGACCAGCCCCAGGCTCCCGGCATCTTCCGCTTCACGGAGAAAAACGGTGTCTGGTACCTGGAGAAAATGAGGCGGAAACAATACATCCCCAATCAGagcttctccagctctgatCTGCTGGAGAAAAAAGAGTGTCGCAAAGTTTATATGTTCAGCCTTGAGCCACGGACAGTGGAAGATTTCCGCTTCCAGTGCGCATACCTCCAGACCTCTCCAGATTCCCTCTTCACAAAGAAGTCCATCTGCACCCTCCAGACCACCGACGGATTCCGAGCGCTAATTGGCTGGACGCTCACTGAGACCACGTACAACTACAAGGAAAACATGGATCTGGTGGAATTTGTAACTCTTGAGGATGAAGAggtggaaaaaaccctcaaagaGAAATTTAACATCACCCTAGAGAGAAAACTTGTCCCCATTAATGTTAAAGGATCTTACACAATCTAG
- the MPHOSPH6 gene encoding M-phase phosphoprotein 6 encodes MAGEVKTKLSKNLLRMKFMQRGLDSQTKKQLEEEEKKIISEEHWYLDVPDLKEKESCIIEERSFLQCEDLVYGRMSFKGFNPEIEKLMIKMNSKCKEEEIAEDDKMEADVSDEEMARRYETLVGTIGRKFLRKRDQRVLKDDDEDDEVEEGNSNTRPSKRAKKMFLKPQD; translated from the exons ATGGCCGGGGAAGTGAAAACCAAGCTGTCCAAGAACCTGCTGCGCATGAAG TTCATGCAAAGGGGTTTGGATTCACAAACTAAAAAACAactagaagaagaagaaaagaagataatTAGTGAAGAACACTGGTATCTTGATGTACCAGATCTAAAGGAAAAAGA GAGCTGTATAATAGAAGAGAGAAGCTTTCTGCAATGTGAGGATCTCGTTTATGGCAGAATGTCCTTCAAAGGATTCAATCCAGAAATTGAG aagttaATGATCAAAATGAACTCTAAGTGCAAGGAGGAAGAAATTGCAGAGGATGATAAAATGGAGGCTGATGTGTCAGATGAAGAAATGGCCAGAAG ATATGAAACATTAGTGGGAACAATAGGGAGGAAATTTTTGAGAAAAAGGGACCAACGTGTACTCAAggatgatgatgaagatgatgaagttGAAGAGGGGAATAGTAACACAAGACCTAGTAAAAGAGCTaagaaaatgttcttaaaaCCTCAGGATTAA